One Paramisgurnus dabryanus chromosome 9, PD_genome_1.1, whole genome shotgun sequence DNA segment encodes these proteins:
- the ctxn2 gene encoding cortexin-2, which produces MCSVHYNHSLAAMSGDDIMAYSLSLEQKTAFAFVGMLLVFLGLLIIRCFRILLDPYSSMPSSSWGDGLEGLEKGTFEYALT; this is translated from the coding sequence ATGTGTAGCGTTCACTACAACCACAGCCTGGCGGCCATGAGTGGCGATGACATCATGGCCTATTCTCTGAGCCTAGAGCAGAAGACGGCGTTTGCTTTCGTCGGTATGCTGCTGGTGTTTCTCGGGCTCTTGATCATCAGGTGTTTCCGAATCCTGTTGGATCCCTACAGTAGCATGCCATCTTCCAGCTGGGGCGATGGACTGGAGGGCCTCGAGAAAGGGACTTTTGAATACGCCCTCACCTGA
- the myef2 gene encoding myelin expression factor 2 translates to MADEELALDLTKDFKQEKSVDSSLGEGEPESEQTQDNTNGVKTDAEEARKEKPEAKDKSSAGGRKSTRYHPYKERRGGPGDKKAVQQRNHRVFISNIPYDMKWQEIKDLMREKVGEVTYVELFKDAEGKSRGCGVVEFKDEEFVKKAIEVMNKHDLNGRPLNIKEDPDGEHARRVLERVGGKYGGGRGPDSVPGGMNIPPSIANNPNIPPEIISALEAGRLGTTVFVANLDFKVSWKKLKEVFSMAGTVRRADVKEDKDGKSRGMGTVTFEQPLEAVQAISMFNNQMLFDRQMHVKMDDKCLPPDDFRPVEKAPQLPRGLGGVGMGLGPGGQPINANRLSGGVVGSMGPGGMDGPAYGGMNSMTGMAAGFSGMDCGGGMGGFGRDLGPMSRMGDMYRSGMDRDFGRSDMGMNRPFGALGGGYSGMGPVSSGLGGGMGSMGMDRMNTGFDRMGGNMDMGRGFGQYGGGSGHMGGMSDRGAGSKAGCQIFVRNLSYDLTWQKLKEKFSQCGQVMYAEIKMENGRSKGCGTVRFSSPESAEQACRMMNGTKINGREVDVRIDRNA, encoded by the exons ATGGCGGACGAGGAGTTGGCGCTGGATCTCACTAAAGATTTCAAACAGGAGAAATCGGTCGATTCTTCGCTCGGTGAAGGAGAACCGGAGTCAGAGCAGACGCAGGACAATACGAATGGAGTCAAAAC GGATGCCGAAGAGGCCCGTAAAGAGAAACCAGAGGCCAAAGACAAAAGCTCCGCCGGGGGCCGAAAATCAACCCGCTACCATCCGTATAAAGAAAGACGGGGCGGTCCGGGAGACAAGAAGGCCGTCCAGCAGAGAAACCACCGGGTGTTCATCAGCAATATTCCTTATGACATGAAATGGCAGGAAATTAAAGATCTCATGCGTGAGAAAG TTGGTGAGGTAACATACGTGGAGCTCTTTAAGGATGCTGAAGGAAAGTCCAGG GGTTGTGG TGTGGTGGAATTCAAAGATGAAGAGTTTGTGAAGAAAGCCATTGAAGTCATGAACAAACATGATCTGAATGGAAGACCACTGAACATTAAAGAG GATCCTGACGGGGAACACGCAAGACGCGTTCTGGAAAGAGTCGGGGGGAAATACGGTGGAGGGAGGGGTCCGGATTCTGTCCCTGGGGGAATGAACATACCCCCATCTATCGCCAACAACCCCAATATTCCCCCAGAGATCATCAGCGCTCTGGAGGCCGGCCGTTTAGGAACCACTGTGTTCGTGGCCAAT CTGGACTTTAAAGTGAGCTGGAAGAAACTGAAGGAGGTGTTCAGTATGGCCGGGACAGTGAGGAGGGCTGACGTGAAGGAGGATAAAGATGGCAAGAGTCGAGGGATGGGGACGGTCACCTTCGAGCAGCCTCTGGAGGCCGTACAGGCCATCT CTATGTTTAATAATCAGATGCTGTTTGACAGACAGATGCATGTGAAAATG gaTGATAAATGTCTTCCTCCAGATGATTTCCGGCCGGTGGAGAAAGCACCACAGTTGCCCA GAGGTCTGGGTGGTGTTGGTATGGGTTTGGGTCCTGGCGGGCAGCCAATAAATGCCAACCGTCTCAGTGGAGGAGTCGTCGGCTCAATGGGACCTGGAG GGATGGATGGGCCTGCGTACGGAGGGATGAACAGTATGACGG GGATGGCTGCTGGTTTTTCAGGGATGGACTGTGGAGGTGGAATGGGAGGATTTGGCAGAGATTTGGGACCCATGAGCCGTATGGGAG ATATGTATCGTTCAGGAATGGACCGGGATTTCGGCAGGAGTGATATGGGAATGAACCGTCCGTTTGGAGCTCTGG GTGGAGGTTATTCTGGCATGGGACCGGTCAGCTCTGGATTAG gTGGAGGAATGGGAAGTATGGGAATGGACCGTATGAACACCGGATTTGATCGGATGGGCGGGAATATGGATATGGGCCGCGGCTTCGGCCAGTATGGAGGTGGATCGGGTCACATGGGTGGAATGAGTGACAGGGGGGCGGGATCTAAAGCAGGATGCCAGATCTTCGTAAGAAAT CTCTCGTACGATCTCACCTGGCAGAAGTTAAAGGAGAAGTTCAGTCAATGTG GCCAGGTGATGTATGCAGAAATAAAGATGGAAAATGGAAGATCCAAAGGATGCGGAACGGTCCGTTTCAGCTCTCCCGAGAGCGCAGAGCAAGCCTGTCGAATGATGAACGGAACCAAGATCAACGGACGAGAGGTTGATGTTCGTATCGACCGTAACGCTTAA